A genomic segment from Salvia splendens isolate huo1 chromosome 13, SspV2, whole genome shotgun sequence encodes:
- the LOC121761055 gene encoding small nuclear ribonucleoprotein SmD1a-like, translated as MNTHLKTVKLTLKGKNPVTMDHLSVRGNNIRYYILPDSLNLETLLVEETPRVKPKKPTAGRAVGRGRGRGRGRGRGRGR; from the exons ATGAATACTCACTTAAAGACTGTAAAGCTAACTTTGAAGGGAAAAAATCCTGTGACTATGGATCACCTGAGTGTGAGGGGGAATAATATCCGCTATTACATCCTTCCTGATAGCTTGAATCTCGAGACTTTGCTTGTGGAAGAGACACCTCGGGTCAAGCCCAAGAAGCCCACTGCAG GAAGAGCTGTGGGACGGGGCCGTGGCCGTGGCCGTGGGCGCGGGCGTGGTAGAGGCCGCTAA